The stretch of DNA TTTGGTCTCTTTGATGATGATGGCGTTCAGGAGGCCTTTCCCGCGGACGCCGCACACGATCTCCCGCGGAAGCTTGTTGAGCTCAGTGCGCAGAATCTGACCCATCAGATCCGCATTCGGTGCCAGATTCTCCTCCTCCAGAACCTGACGAGATCCAGAGCGTCAGcagtgttcacacacacacacacacacacacacacacacacacacacacacacacacctccagaGCGGCGATGGCGACGCGGCAGGCCAGAGGGTTTCCTCCATACGTGGATCCGTGTTCTCCGGGTTTGATGGTCAGCATCACCTCATCATCACACAGAACAGCAGAgacctgagacacacacacatcatcagCAAACACGTGTGTgttcttcagtgtgtgtgtgcatgtgtgtgagagcCTCACGGGATACACTCCTCCTGACAGCGCTTTACCCAGAATCACCAGATCTGGCCTCACCGCCTCGTGGTCCACAGCCAGACGCCGCCCAGTACGGGCCAGACCGGTCTGCACCTCATCAGCAATGAACAGAACCTgcagcacgcacacacacacacacacacacagtggggttcaaacacaaacacacagtcagTGTTTGTCAGATTAACACACATGAGAGCAAACagctaatgtgtgtgtgtgtgtgtgtgtgtgtgtgtgtgtgcgtgtgtactCACATTGTGTTTGGTACAAAGCTCCCGGACTTTCGTGAGGTATCCGGGATCAGGAATGACTACACCTGCTTCACCCTGGATGGGCTCCACCATGAACGCCACCACGTTTGGATCCTGCAGCGCTttctgcaacacacacacacacacgtttgttttagtggtttacagggactctccataggcgtaatggtttttatactgtacttactgtatgtgctattgtcctacaccaaccctacacctaaacctaccccttacaggagactgtctgctatttcagattttcaatacactccattctgtgtgagtTATAAGCGTTtcgaaaagtggggacatggagtaatgtcctgaaaagtcaccttctgcttgtaatacctgtcatacccttgacattatacacatctatgtcctcatATGTTACAagaatgcacacacacacactctctcacacacacactctctctcacacacacactctctcacacacactctctcacacacacactctctcacacacacactctctcacacacacacactctctcacacactctctcacacactctctcacacactctcacacacactctctcacacactctctcacacacactctctcacactctctcacacacactctctcacacacactctcacacacactctctcacacacacacacacactcacacacacacacactctcacacacacactctctcacacacacacacacacacacacacgatcagGGGCTGGTTAAGTTACAggttaaaaataacatggcagGTTTGTTGTACTTGTTTTTAGGGCTGCACAGTCTGACCAAAATTACTTATCTCTCAAtatgacataaaataataataatattattaatattaaccaTAACAgcaataacaatattaatatgtattaatatattataattattctaatgtatattaatatacagTAGTCCTACAACTAATAATGTTTATTGATGacttaatgattattttaattatgactattattagtaaataagcaaaataagaaatactactactattataatatttcactgtaaaataaaaataattattttaaaaccgtaaaattacaatactaatatttgcagccttaatttctttatttataaacAACGACCATTGAAGACTAAAAACAGTGTAAAAATTGGGCCAAAAAATAATTTCTCGCACAAGTGATCAAGTTATTGAACTAAACGTGTTTTGTATGCCGGTGTGTGCAGGTGTGctgtaaatgcatttcatttctAAAGATGTGTTATGAAACGCTCGTGTTAAGAAaacaaatgtcttttattttgacggtGAACAGCAGGAAGCCCTTAAAGCTTCTCGTTACACGTTTATGAAGATTGTTGGTTAAAGTTTGGTTCCTAAACGTGTTTTATAGCGACTCAAACTCCGAGCCGCCGCAGATGCAGCTCATGAGGATGATTTACTGTGAATGGAGACGCCGGATCACGAGCTGCTGGTGTGCAAATGAACACAGTACCTCTAGCGCAGCGACGTCATTGTACGGGACCAGCTCGAACCCAGGCATGAACGGCCCGAAACCCTCGTAGCTGCTGGGGTCCGTCGAGCTGGAGATGGCTGCCATCGTCCGGCCCCAGAAATTCCCCGCTGTGAGAGAAATACTTACTACTGTACCCATCATCATCTCACATCACACGAAGGCTTCAAACTGACACGTGTAACATAACATTAACATATGAACCTTCAGGCGTTTGGGTCATAGAAGACTTCATGAATAATCAACCTGTTATTAATAAATTCTCTCAAAGTGTTACATAAACTTACTGACgaagatcaaataaataaatcattattgaacatgtacactaccagtcaacagtaaaatgtttttaaagaattctcttctgctcaccaagtctgcatttatttgatccaaaacacagcaaaacagtaacattttaaaatatttgtaatatttaaaataactatttctatttcagataaacgcagatctttggatctttctatttatacagaatcctgacaaaaatgtacacaactgttttaaatattaataataataaaaatgcttcttgagcagcaaatcagcatattagaatgatttctgaagatcatgtgacgctgaagactggagtaatgatgctgaaaatacagctgcgcatcacagaaataaattacagtttaacacattcacatagaaagaagttattttaaatattacaaatatttcaaaattttactgcttttgctgtatttttgatcaaataaatgcaggcttagtgagcagaagagaattctttaaaaacaaatttaaactcTCACTGATCAAAAACCTTGGTAGAGTGCAGGCCTGTGTAAGTGAGGTGGACTGCAGGGCTGGAAACACATCGATGCGTCGCCAATCGAGAAATGATTCAGCATCGATTCTGAGATTTTCCGAATGCATGGCGATTCTTTCTGGAGtggattctgagcttagttttgaGCAGCAGGTGGCGCTGCATGCTTCAGAATCAGCCGTACTCTGCTCGTTTCCAAATCCTTACACACActtgaacctaaaataatcattcataaaattcaaaaagGTTGAAGCGGATTACAAAGGTGTTCACAGTgtgctgtgtttacattaatctggcgtcataaaagcattctgagcCGAGGTGAGATTACAGACTCAGCCGAACACACAAGTGATCTTCAGCGCTCTTCTTCATCAGTATTTCAGTGTGCGGATAAAAACTAGAGcagagcgccatctgctgttaaaatctgAGCTCAGAATCCATTCCAGAGAGAATCGAGATGCATTCAGAAGATCTCAGGATCAATCCACGAATCGATTCTGCATTGATTTATCATCCCAGCCCTAGTGGACTGTGAGCTGTGGTCTTACCTGCAAACACGATCTTTGCCTCATTTTTCGGGACGCCCTTGACAGTGTACGCCCACTTACGAGCCAGTTTACAGGCCGTCTCTCCGCCCTCCACACCTTCAACACACAAGAGCAGCATTAGAGCCTCGCCCAGCACTGTTCTAACCGTCAGTCATGTCTTGTGTTGTGACAGCTGAGACTCGCTGTACCTGTGTTCATGGGCAGCACTTTATCGTATCCGAACAGGCTGGTGATGTACTGCTCGTAGGAGCCCAGCACGTCGTTGTAGAAGGCTCTGGAGGTGAGCGTCAGCCGCGAGGCCTGCGCCGTCAGAGCGGAGATGATCTTGGGGTGACAGTGACCCTGGTTAACGGCGCTGTAGGCGCTCAAGAAGTCAAAGTACCTGCGGCCCTCCACGTCCCACACATGAACCCCTGCGACACGCCGCAGAAACACTGATCAGAGACGCCTGACGCACACAAACACCGCCCAAAGCACAaggatatttcagttttcatgtTTATGCATGCAGTGTGTGAAGGAGGGAATGCGGACTGAACACATGCAGACTCGAGTGTTTTTGCACTCATTATTTTGTCCACAAACTGTTGACATTGGCTCAGGTTGCTCATTTAcaacaaatcaaaaacaaaatatgaaaaagagGCAAAATAGactaaataaaagcaaactATTGGAGATACGAGTACATGTTGTGAATGTGAGGCAAAGATGCAAGCAGCTTCCAGAAAAAAAGTCTTAACTCAGAATAGCGAGAAAAGTCAGATTTAAGACAAAGTCAGTATTGCAAgataaaagtcagaattgcgagaaaaaaaaaacagaattgcgagaaaaaagccagaattgcgagaaaaaaaagtcagaattgtgagaaaaaagccataattgcgagaaaaaagccagaattgcgagaaaaaaagccagaattgtgagaaaaaagccagaattgtgagaaaaaaagtcagaattgtgagaaagtcagaattgcgagaaaaaagccagaattgtgagaaaaaagtcagaattgtgagaaaaaagtcagaattgcgagaaaaaaagtcagaattgtgagaaaaaagccagaattgtgaggaaaaaagccagaattgcgagaaaaaaagtcagaattgtgagaaaaaaacagaattgtgaggaaaaagccAGAATTAgaaaaaagccagaattgtgagaaaaagccagaattgtgagaaaaagtcagaattgtgagaaagtcagaattagagaaaaagtcagaattgtgagaaaaagtcagaattgcgggaaaaagtcagaattgcgagaaaaagtcagaattgcgagaaaaaaagtcagaattgcgagaaaaaagtcagaattacaacatataaactaaaaaaaatatatctcacaattctgactttttctctgATTCTAGGGctgaacgattaattgcatttgcGATAATATCGATATGAAAAAAAGTGTGATTTTTCAACTGCAGAGGCTGCGATTACACTCGGTCACATGACACGCGAGAGTAaagaggtgtgttcgacttgaagatCGATCAGTGTATGGCATCAAAGTATGGCGAGAGAAAGCACAGCCGTGCGCTCTCTTAtagctctcgcggtactttgctGACACACAGCGATCGGTCAgcagcgctgcttcaagtcCAACACATCTGAGCAGTCTTCAGTGGAAGCAAGTTGGCACGCTACAGTGTTTGCCTCcaaaaatgtgatatttagcCCTTAAGAGTGCAAATCTTACCGGGGGACCCATCCAAAAAACGTGTATTTTGCCCCCCGGAATGCGTTTTTTACTGGTGGACCCCCCTCGAAACGCGATTGGGCATGTTTTgttgaaaacctggcaaccgtGGCACGCTACACGCGGAAATGTTTGAAGCGTATACATCAACGTACTTCAAAACGGCACATGAAGATTACTCCAGCAGTAACAGTGTTACGGTGCATTTAATTACTAAAGACTTCGCTCTTAAGATAATATATGCTAATATaagatacatacatacatatatatatacatattctgTCTTATTTATTTGAAGTCTGTCTAAAGTTAACAGACAGTGTTTAAAAAGTGCAATCCCCACGTTTACATATGTTTCTAACAGTGACTTTGAATTAATTACCTAAATACTGAGTGTAGTAAagcaacagatttgtttttatatttctgcaatCTACGTTagtttgtgtgatttgttacTGACTTTCATAATAATGTTTACAGCAGGCTGATTTGTCAGTGCTTTATGTTGTCATCATTATTACATGCTCACAAGGCTGGAAGttcaacaaatcagtcaatATACTACTGTGATTGTAATTGTTAATCACAGTAGTGACATTATGACATCATGACATTAAtgctaaaaatgtaattcatatcAATTCATGCATCACCTAATTTCATCATATCATATAGGCCTGGCCtacagaaaataatatttctgtttaatcTAACTGATATTGTGTTGGTCATACTATACAATGATTTATTGCTCGTCTGTGTTGAATAATACAGAACATTaagagctttaaaaaataattgcataataaaatcacaatcttggtaaaaaaataaaataaaataaaatcccaattagattatttttcaaaattgttcaGCACTACTGAATTCTGAGAAAACGTCagaactgcaagaaaaaaaattctgctttgtGAGCGCTCACCCTCTCCTCGCTCCAGCGCCACGGGCAGCGGGTGGTAGTTATGAGCTCCGTATCGATCCTCGCGAGTGTAAACCTCCTCCGATGTCAGCGCTCGCTCCGCGGGTTCGGCTCTGGACGCCGCCGAGGACGATGTGCgcatcccagaatgcactgcgcgGCTCAGGGCGGGCGTCACGCGGCTCATCAGACTCTTCATGCGGTTCATGACTGAGACACAAACACTCAATCACACCAGTCCTGCCGAGATCAGCTGACTCACGCACACtttgagtcacatttatttctacAGCGCTTTATACAACACAGATTAATCCAAAGCTGCTTCACGCTGATCAACAAGAAAACAGTGATTAAGTTACAAAATTCGATTCTGCTCTAAAGCAAAGGCAATATAAAGCTGTATTTCAagtgaaattttaaaaaaaatgggtaAGTTGTGTGATATTTCTTAACAAATTAGTGATATTccataaatatgttttaatacaatgtagtattattattattataacttaaGAAAGACATTCTACTGTgcaacagtaatatatttctgtcatcattttttcAAGTTAGGCCAATATTGTATTATTAGATGAATAAATATAACTGTAGGATTCTGTAAACGAAATTAAATGGactacaaacatttacaaaatttattattttataattcttGCTCCTGGCGCTTTTACCAATAATTCATTAGTGACATAACGTTACTCTATTAGTTATCAAAAGGAGACACGTTTCACAACATCTAATTTAATTCCTTATGAGGAAAATCAAGACCAGCTctatttattcacttttaataCCCTGTTTctaatattacagaaataaaatgattgTGCAATGCTGAAAAATGTCACAGTTAAGCTGATTTTCATGACGATGGCTGTGTAACTGCATAATTATATAAGACCGTATATATAAGTGACATTAAACAAGGGTGTTTTCTCATGAACATCCCATAATGATCAGGACAGAATGATCCGCATGCGTTTTTCAGCTGCAACCTTCAGTCTGAGACAGAGTTTAATATCCTGCGTTTGCAAAACATCGGTGACATTAAGGAGAGGAAAATCAAATCATCATGTTTGATATATTCACATCTGAAAACGTCTTTCAAATCTTGCTGGCCAATCACGCTCGAGCGCTCGAGCTAGGGGCGGAGCCACCCACTATATAGGTCGACGTCCAGCACCTTTGCCTCAGAATCAGGTACAAGACTCTGAGGATAACAACACAGCAGCGcgcgcagcgtctcgttccctcctTTCAGGCAACCGAGGTTACGGACGTAACCGGAGACGTTCCCTATCAAGTTCGGTCTCTCGACACTGCGTAGCTTACGCTTGGGGAACGCCAGGCCCAATAGAACTGCTTCATAGAACCCTCTGGGAAACAGCGCCCTGCAGCTCCAGCCGAGCGGGACTAACCGCAGCGCTGCTGGAGCCACGTACATATGCAGCATTTACCGCTTGATGCATAGGAAAAACAGCGCAACTACCGACAACAGCTGGAACGCATGTAGAGAGCCGCTGGCTGAGATCTCTCTGTAACGGAATCGGCCACGGGGCAGCCGTTAGAAGCTCTACCAGCTCCGGGAACCATGGCTGGTTGGGCCAATTCGGTGCGACCGGAAGCACTAGCGGTATAATCTTCACCGGGGGAAAGGCATATTTGCGCTTCTTGGGCCAGCGACTTGAAAGAGCATCCCCCTCCAGAGGCGCGTTCGTCAGCGAGAAGAACAGCTGGCAATGCGTTTTCTCCTCGGAGGCAAACAAGTCGATCTGCGCCTCTCCGAACagactccaaatcagctgaaTGGTCCGCGGGTGCAGCCTCCATTCCCCGTGAACTGGACCACCCCTGGACAGCAGTTCTGACTGCAGAGAACATGCTCGAATCGACAGAAGATTTCTGTCCGCCCAAAGGAGGAAACTCTCCGCCAGCCTTTGAAGTGAGCGTGAACGAATACCTCCGTGATGGATGATATGGGATGCCACGGTCGTGTTGTCTGTTCGAACCAGGACGTGTCGATTCTTCATCAGTGGAAGAAAGCCTTGCAAAGCTAAACATACTGCCTTCAGCTCCAAGCGGTTTATATGCCACTTCGCTTGCGCACTCGTCCAAGTGCCATAAGCTGGTCTGTCATCGCAAAGGGCTGCCCAGCCCGTCAATGACGCATCCATAGTGACAATTTTTCTGCTGACCACTCTCCCCATCGAGACTCCCTGCTCGAGCATCCTCGCGTTGCACCAGGGGGCTAACGTCTGCATGCATCGCGAGTCACCAAGACACGCAGCTGACCAGTCCCCGGGCTGAATGTGCGTGAGGATCTGTTTCACAGTTATCATCTTGAACGAGCGCTTTTGCACGTGCGAGGTTCAGCGGTCTCGAATCCAGAACAGGATGATGACGGAGCCCACAGCATCACCAAACAGGCCGAGCGGGGATATGGGCGCGTCCAACAGCTGAGCCATCTCCGACTCCCTCGTGTCAGTCAACGTCAGCCAAGACGCGGCTGAAGCGTGACGAGACTGCCCATACAGCAGCTGATTCCCTGGGCCGTCTTCTTCGTGGCTCTGAGCGCCAAGTCAGTGGCTGAACGCAGCTTTTGAAGGCAGCAGAGTCCGGCCCCTCCTCATCCAATGTTTGCAGCATTTTGGTTTGGAAAGCCTGGAGAACGGCCATAGTGTGGATCGCAGACGCCGCTTGGCCGGCTGCCATATAAGCCTTGTAACTGAGTCGACATGCGTTCATCAGAGGGGCCTACTGCACGTGGCTGCCTCGGCCCTTCCTCCCGCGGCTCGACGGAGGCAATGGATTACGGAAATCCTGGTTTTGACTCATTTGCTCACAGGAAGGACAGTCGGGCCCAGACAGAAGACACATCGGGGAGCTCACTGGGCCTCCGCATGCACAGCACTCCTTAAGTGACATCTCGTCCTCTTGCCGGATCGCCAAAGGGGAACTAAAAGCGAACGGCGTCCTCTTAAGGCGTTGTCAACGGTGAGAAGAGTTAACGGCGGTGAGTAAAAATCTTCGATGCTTGCTTCGTGAAGGAGAAAGATTCTGAGGCAATGATGCTGGACGTCGACCTATATAGTGGGTGGCTCCGCCCCTAGCTCGAGCGCTCGAGCGTCATTGGCCGGTAAGATTTACCAGCGTGAtgcaataaggcttcagtattTTGGGAGGAGGGGGATAACCCTCAAGCGTAAGCTACGCAGCGCCGAGAGACCGAACTTGATAGGGAACtaatttaacaaataatataacataatataatacgtgaccctggaccacaaatccagtcataagggtcaatctGAATAGAATAaatagctttccattgatgtatggtttgttggacaatatttgtctgagatacaactatttgaaaatctggaatctgagggagcaaaaaaatctaaatattgagaaaatcacctttaaagttgttcaaatgaagttcttagcaatgcatattactaatcaaaaattatttaatatcctaatgatttttagcctaaaagaaaaatgtataattttgacccatacaatgtattgttggctattgctacaaatatagctgtgctgcttatgactgcttctgtgctgcaggcccacaaataatataatataatataaaatctcATTGTAAAGCTCTATGTTTAAGCTTCTGGTTAACTCTGGCGTATTTTATGAGTTTGAGCTTCAACATTAATCTGAATGGaaataaaattctaatttaACCTTCATAACCAGTCCTTCTCACAACaatatgataataatatgaaacCTCTGAGCCGTGTAACACAGATGAAGTGACCAGTGCTGGAGTCAGTAGAGACGAACACGTGGCGTCTGGATCATCAGTGTGTGAAAGAAACTGATGAACAGACAGAAAGCAGCCTGTGTTTCTCACAATAATGAGCCACACATCAGCAGTTTGAGCTCAGTCTGTCTCAGTCCTCAGAGTCACAGACACCTGCTGACCTCAGATCAACATGCTCCATCAGTCTCACTGCCATCAATTATTAACCCGATTCCTTAGCA from Onychostoma macrolepis isolate SWU-2019 chromosome 12, ASM1243209v1, whole genome shotgun sequence encodes:
- the oat gene encoding ornithine aminotransferase, mitochondrial isoform X2; this encodes MNIYKHECVNDARQLQKSSGEEEDEGLSDEVMNRMKSLMSRVTPALSRAVHSGMRTSSSAASRAEPAERALTSEEVYTREDRYGAHNYHPLPVALERGEGVHVWDVEGRRYFDFLSAYSAVNQGHCHPKIISALTAQASRLTLTSRAFYNDVLGSYEQYITSLFGYDKVLPMNTGVEGGETACKLARKWAYTVKGVPKNEAKIVFAAGNFWGRTMAAISSSTDPSSYEGFGPFMPGFELVPYNDVAALEKALQDPNVVAFMVEPIQGEAGVVIPDPGYLTKVRELCTKHNVLFIADEVQTGLARTGRRLAVDHEAVRPDLVILGKALSGGVYPVSAVLCDDEVMLTIKPGEHGSTYGGNPLACRVAIAALEVLEEENLAPNADLMGQILRTELNKLPREIVCGVRGKGLLNAIIIKETKDYDAWRVCLRLRDNGLLAKPTHGDIIRLAPPLIIKEDEVRECVDIISRTILSF
- the oat gene encoding ornithine aminotransferase, mitochondrial isoform X1; translation: MTQSDVCACIWIILRVESARETRRWNRTDPHEPAAVMNRMKSLMSRVTPALSRAVHSGMRTSSSAASRAEPAERALTSEEVYTREDRYGAHNYHPLPVALERGEGVHVWDVEGRRYFDFLSAYSAVNQGHCHPKIISALTAQASRLTLTSRAFYNDVLGSYEQYITSLFGYDKVLPMNTGVEGGETACKLARKWAYTVKGVPKNEAKIVFAAGNFWGRTMAAISSSTDPSSYEGFGPFMPGFELVPYNDVAALEKALQDPNVVAFMVEPIQGEAGVVIPDPGYLTKVRELCTKHNVLFIADEVQTGLARTGRRLAVDHEAVRPDLVILGKALSGGVYPVSAVLCDDEVMLTIKPGEHGSTYGGNPLACRVAIAALEVLEEENLAPNADLMGQILRTELNKLPREIVCGVRGKGLLNAIIIKETKDYDAWRVCLRLRDNGLLAKPTHGDIIRLAPPLIIKEDEVRECVDIISRTILSF